The following are encoded together in the Balaenoptera acutorostrata chromosome 9, mBalAcu1.1, whole genome shotgun sequence genome:
- the TMEM80 gene encoding transmembrane protein 80 codes for MAASWRGRASSTVLSSLPLQMLLYLSGTYYALYFLATLLLAVYKSQVFTYPHSYLVLDLTLLFLMGILEAIRLYFGTKGNLMEAKVPLAASLVLTVGGALLSVYFLLWQTLVLWADSALSAVLLVLHGLEAVLQAVAIAAFDS; via the exons ATGGCGGCTTCGTGGCGAG GCAGAGCTTCCTCCACGGTG CTCTCGTCGCTCCCTCTTCAGATGCTGCTCTATCTCAGTGGGACGTACTATGCCCTTTATTTCCTAGCTACGCTCCTGCTGGCCGTGTATAAAA GTCAGGTTTTCACTTATCCTCACAGTTACCTGGTCCTCGACCTGACTCTGCTCTTTCTGATGGGGATTCTGGAAGCAATTCGGTTATACTTCG GCACCAAGGGCAACCTGATGGAAGCCAAGGTACCGCTGGCCGCCAGCCTGGTCCTCACGGTGGGCGGTGCCCTGCTGTCCGTCTACTTCCTGCTCTGGCAGACCCTGGTGCTGTGGGCCGACTCGGCCCTCAGCGCCGTGCTCCTGGTGCTCCACGGCCTGGAGGCCGTCCTGCAAGCGGTGGCCATCGCCGCCTTCGACAGCTAG
- the DEAF1 gene encoding deformed epidermal autoregulatory factor 1 homolog isoform X3, translating to MEDSDSAAKQLGLAEAAAVAAAAAVAAAAAAAAGGEAEEPVLSRDEDSEEDGDSEAERETRRVTAVAVMAAEPGHMDMGAEALPGPDEAAAAAAFAEVTTVTVANVGASADNVFTTSVANAASLSGHVLSGRTALQIGDSLNTEKATLIVVHTDGSIVETAGLKAPAAPLTPGPQSPPTPLAPGQEKGGTKYNWDPSVYDSELPVRCRNISGTLYKSRLGSGGRGRCIKQGENWYSPTEFEAMAGRASSKDWKRSIRYAGRPLQCLIQDGILNPHAASCTCAACCDDMTLSGPVRLFVPYKRRKKESELPATPVKKDAPKNITLLPAAAATTFTVTPSGQITTSGALTFDRASTVEATAVISESPAQGDVFAGATVQEAGVQPPCRVGHPEPHYPGYQDSCQIAPFPEAALPTSHPKIVLTSLPALAVPPSTPTKTVSPAVVSGLEMSEPRSWLYLEEMVNSLLSTAQQLKTLFEQAKQASSYREAAAAQARVQADAERKEDWKDHQHVCGRSAAVTAQGDDVHVTEAVIEKVTV from the exons ATGGAGGACTCGGACTCGGCCGCCAAGCAGCTGGGCCTGGCCgaggcggcggcggtggcggccgCGGCCGCtgtggcggcggcggccgcggccgCGGCGGGAGGCGAGGCGGAGGAGCCGGTGCTCAGCAGGGACGAGGACTCGGAGGAGGACGGAGACTCGGAGGCGGAGCGTGAGACGCGGCGGGTGACGGCCGTGGCGGTGATGGCCGCCGAGCCCGGGCACATGGACATGGGCGCCGAGGCCCTGCCCGGCCCCGACGaggccgccgcggccgccgccttCGCAG AGGTGACCACCGTGACAGTGGCCAACGTGGGCGCCTCGGCGGACAACGTCTTCACCACGTCGGTGGCGAACGCCGCCTCGCTCTCGGGCCACGTGCTG TCGGGCAGGACAGCCCTTCAGATCGGGGACAGTCTGAACACCGAGAAGGCCACGCTGATCGTCGTGCACACGGACGGGAGCATCGTGGAGACTGCCGGGCTGAAGGCACCCGCTGCCCCTCTCACCCCCG GCCCTCAGTCTCCTCCGACTCCTCTGGCTCCCGGCCAAGAGAAAGGTGGAACTAAGTACAACTGGGACCCATCGGTGTACGACAGTGAGCTGCCTGTGCGCTGTCGGAACATCAGTGGCACCTTGTATAAGAGCAGGCTCGGCTCAG GAGGCCGGGGGCGCTGCATTAAGCAGGGGGAGAACTGGTACAGCCCTACCGAGTTTGAAGCCATGGCAGGAAGGGCCAGCAGCAAAGACTGGAAGAGAAGCATCCGCTACGCGGGGCGGCCGCTGCAGTGCCTCATCCAG GACGGGATCCTAAACCCTCATGCCGCCTCCTGCACCTGTGCCGCCTGCTGTGATGACATGACCCTG AGCGGGCCCGTCAGGCTCTTCGTCCCCTACAAGAGGCGCAAGAAGGAGAGCGAGCTGCCTGCCACGCCCGTCAAGAAGGACGCCCCCAAGAACATCACCCTGCTTCCCGCCGCAGCCGCCACCACCT TCACCGTGACCCCCTCAGGACAGATCACTACCTCTGGCGCGCTGACCTTCGACCGGGCGTCCACCGTGGAGGCCACCGCGGTCATCTCGGAGAGTCCGGCCCAGGGCGACGTCTTCGCGGGAGCCACAG TACAAGAGGCAGGCGTGCAGCCCCCATGCAGGGTCGGCCACCCGGAGCCCCACTACCCAGGGTATCAGGACAGCTGTCAGATCGCACCGTTCCCGGAGGCCGCGTTGCCAACGTCTCATCCCAAAATAG TGTTGACATCCTTGCCTGCCCTGGCGGTGccgccctccacccccaccaAAACCGTGTCTCCCGCTGTGGTCAGTGGATTGGAGATGTCGGAACCGCGGAGCTGGCTGTACCTGGAGGAGATGGTCAATTCCTTGCTCAGCACCGCGCAGCAGCTGAAGACGTTGTTTGAACAGGCCAAGCAGGCCAGCTCCTACCGAGAAGCCGCCGCGGCCCAGGCCAGAGTCCAGGCGGATGCAGAGCGGAAAGAG